The Pseudanabaena galeata CCNP1313 genome includes a region encoding these proteins:
- a CDS encoding DUF2499 domain-containing protein, whose translation MHSLSLPTWVIHISSVIEWTLAIWLIWQYDKQNPDRGWRNLAWAMFPALVSAMCAVTWHFFDNADSLEWLVTVQAALTLIGNSTLAIAAYFIWKVARSD comes from the coding sequence ATGCACTCTTTGTCTTTACCCACATGGGTCATCCATATTTCTAGCGTGATCGAATGGACTCTAGCCATTTGGCTCATTTGGCAATATGACAAGCAAAATCCCGATCGCGGATGGCGCAACTTAGCATGGGCGATGTTTCCTGCTTTGGTTAGCGCCATGTGTGCGGTGACTTGGCACTTTTTTGATAATGCTGATTCGTTAGAATGGCTAGTGACGGTACAAGCTGCTTTAACCTTAATCGGCAATAGTACTTTGGCGATCGCTGCCTATTTTATTTGGAAAGTTGCGCGATCAGATTAG
- a CDS encoding carbohydrate kinase family protein has product MPRVICLGEVLIDQIAEDIGVPYDQVSSWKPYFGGAPANVACGLAKLGTPVSLISCVGQDAAGTDLLKQLGAAGVETSGVQVHPESTTREVYVTRDAHGDRSFDRFNGDANTVFADTLMSAEHLPEHLFADAKFLVLGTLGLANPQTSRAIGRALKLAEENFVKVVVDVNWRAMFWKNPEQVAKLLPVLLKYTDFLKMTEDEAKLLFRLTSPAAIAQAYSHLEGILITNGDQDCRYYLGEKQGKHAVYPVHSIDTTGAGDAFLAAFIHKIYHRPLTNLLDPKFANEVIAYACAAGALTTLDMGAISAQPSDRQIREFLTMREAKH; this is encoded by the coding sequence ATGCCGCGTGTAATTTGCCTTGGCGAAGTTTTAATTGATCAAATAGCTGAAGATATTGGGGTTCCCTATGACCAAGTCAGTTCTTGGAAACCATATTTTGGTGGAGCGCCTGCTAATGTCGCCTGTGGCTTAGCTAAGCTAGGCACTCCTGTCAGTTTGATTAGCTGCGTTGGTCAAGATGCCGCAGGAACTGATTTACTCAAACAATTGGGGGCCGCAGGTGTAGAAACTTCAGGCGTGCAAGTGCATCCTGAATCTACTACCCGTGAGGTTTATGTCACCCGTGATGCTCATGGCGATCGCAGTTTTGATCGCTTCAATGGTGATGCGAATACGGTATTTGCCGACACCTTGATGTCTGCGGAGCATTTGCCTGAGCATTTATTTGCGGATGCTAAATTTTTAGTATTAGGGACATTGGGTTTAGCAAATCCACAGACATCAAGGGCGATCGGTCGAGCGCTAAAACTTGCCGAGGAAAATTTTGTAAAGGTAGTAGTTGATGTTAATTGGCGAGCGATGTTCTGGAAAAATCCTGAGCAGGTAGCTAAACTCTTGCCAGTTTTACTGAAATACACTGATTTTCTGAAAATGACTGAGGATGAGGCAAAGCTACTATTTCGGTTAACTAGTCCCGCCGCGATCGCCCAAGCCTATAGCCATCTAGAAGGAATTTTGATCACTAATGGCGATCAAGATTGTCGTTACTACTTAGGTGAAAAGCAGGGTAAACATGCTGTTTATCCAGTTCATTCAATCGATACAACTGGCGCAGGCGATGCTTTTTTAGCCGCATTCATTCATAAAATCTATCACCGTCCTCTGACCAATTTGCTCGATCCTAAATTTGCCAATGAAGTGATTGCTTATGCCTGTGCCGCAGGTGCCTTAACCACCTTAGATATGGGAGCAATCTCTGCTCAACCAAGCGATCGGCAAATTCGCGAATTTCTAACCATGCGCGAAGCAAAACATTAA